One Cupriavidus taiwanensis DNA window includes the following coding sequences:
- a CDS encoding ornithine cyclodeaminase family protein — MQHITDAMIDAHVTPEAAREVMESAFSSFGRGDAAMQARIRTEAGGVKLSTLGAVIPQQGVAGAKVYTTINGQFSFVILIFSSDDGRPLASFDAGAITRLRTAACTTLAAQRLARPGARTLALFGAGTQGAQHACQLSATLGLERILVSDPHADAGMPQRLSAQCGIPVTLAEPDAAVAEADIIVTASRATTPLFSGAAIRPGAFVAAIGSSLPHTRELDDTALRRAAAVVVEWRPQATREAGDIVLADPGALPPEKIVELHDVVLGRVSPRQREDDIVIYKSVGVGLEDVALAGYAWSRIADKAARHTS, encoded by the coding sequence ATGCAGCACATCACCGATGCCATGATTGACGCCCATGTCACCCCGGAAGCGGCCCGAGAGGTCATGGAGTCCGCCTTTTCCAGCTTCGGACGCGGCGATGCCGCCATGCAGGCGCGGATCCGCACCGAGGCGGGCGGCGTCAAGCTGTCGACCCTGGGCGCGGTGATCCCGCAGCAGGGCGTGGCCGGGGCCAAGGTCTACACCACCATCAACGGCCAGTTCTCCTTCGTCATCCTGATCTTCTCGTCCGACGACGGCCGCCCGCTGGCTTCGTTCGACGCCGGCGCCATCACACGCCTGCGAACCGCCGCCTGCACCACGCTGGCGGCGCAGCGACTGGCGCGGCCCGGCGCGCGCACGCTGGCGTTGTTCGGTGCCGGCACCCAGGGCGCGCAGCACGCGTGCCAGCTCAGCGCCACGCTCGGGCTTGAGCGCATCCTGGTGTCCGATCCGCACGCCGATGCCGGCATGCCGCAACGGCTGTCGGCGCAGTGCGGCATCCCGGTGACGCTGGCCGAACCCGATGCCGCAGTGGCCGAGGCCGACATCATCGTCACCGCCTCGCGCGCGACCACGCCGCTGTTCTCCGGTGCGGCGATCCGGCCAGGTGCCTTCGTCGCCGCCATCGGCTCCAGCCTGCCCCACACGCGCGAACTCGACGACACCGCGCTGCGCCGCGCCGCCGCCGTGGTGGTCGAGTGGCGGCCGCAAGCGACGCGCGAGGCCGGCGATATCGTGCTGGCCGATCCCGGCGCGCTGCCGCCGGAAAAAATCGTCGAACTGCACGACGTCGTGCTCGGCAGGGTGTCGCCGCGGCAGCGCGAGGACGACATCGTGATCTACAAGTCGGTCGGCGTGGGGCTGGAAGACGTCGCGCTGGCGGGATACGCGTGGTCGCGTATCGCGGACAAAGCGGCTCGCCATACCAGCTGA
- a CDS encoding aldehyde dehydrogenase family protein: protein MTVFLNHIDGEWTACQSGRTFDNVNPADTADIVGRFQASSAVDAQAAVAAAAAAFAGWRKTPVGKRAAMLNRAAEHLEANADSIAAELTREEGKSLALARDEVLRSAQTLRFYAVEGQTFTGEVYPNDDPDQLVYSQGEPLGVVTVIAPWNFPVSIPARKIAPALVTGNTVVFKPSSEAPLSGYRLAEALVQAGLPKGVLNFITGSAGEIGAAITEAQAVRAISFTGSSRAGEQIHRAVPLTTRTQMELGGKNPLIVMEDADLDRAVDLTIKGGFSLSGQACTGTSRVLVAEAVKAAYTERLLAKVATLKIGSGMTPGMDLGPLASARQLETVLRYLDIGKAEATLLCGGARLTGGAYDKGYYVAPTVFTDVTPQMRIAREEIFGPVIAILGFTDYGDAIAKANDTEYGLAAAIVTSNPRYIHHFANDIEAGTVKINRTTTGNLVNAPFGGLKRSSTSTFRESGRTGLEFYTQVKTVYRGA from the coding sequence ATGACTGTGTTCCTCAACCATATCGACGGCGAATGGACGGCCTGCCAGTCGGGCCGGACCTTCGACAACGTCAACCCGGCCGACACCGCCGACATCGTGGGCCGCTTTCAGGCGTCGTCCGCGGTGGACGCGCAGGCGGCCGTCGCGGCCGCGGCAGCGGCCTTTGCCGGCTGGAGAAAAACGCCGGTCGGCAAGCGCGCCGCCATGCTCAACCGCGCCGCGGAACACCTGGAAGCGAACGCCGACAGCATTGCTGCAGAGCTGACCCGAGAGGAAGGCAAGTCCCTGGCGCTTGCGCGCGATGAGGTGTTGCGCTCGGCCCAGACGCTGCGCTTCTATGCCGTGGAAGGGCAGACCTTTACCGGCGAGGTGTATCCCAACGACGACCCCGACCAGCTGGTCTACAGCCAGGGCGAGCCGCTCGGCGTGGTCACGGTGATCGCCCCGTGGAACTTCCCGGTGTCGATTCCCGCGCGCAAGATCGCGCCGGCGCTGGTGACCGGCAACACGGTGGTGTTCAAGCCGTCCTCCGAGGCGCCGCTATCGGGCTACCGGTTGGCCGAGGCGCTGGTGCAGGCAGGCCTGCCCAAGGGCGTGCTCAACTTCATCACCGGCAGCGCTGGCGAGATCGGCGCCGCCATCACCGAGGCGCAGGCGGTGCGCGCGATCTCGTTCACCGGCTCGTCGCGCGCGGGCGAGCAGATCCACCGTGCGGTGCCGCTGACCACGCGCACGCAGATGGAACTGGGCGGCAAGAACCCGCTCATCGTCATGGAGGATGCCGACCTCGACCGCGCTGTCGACCTGACTATCAAGGGCGGCTTCTCGCTGTCGGGTCAGGCGTGCACCGGCACCAGCCGCGTGCTGGTGGCCGAGGCGGTCAAGGCAGCCTACACCGAGCGCCTGCTGGCAAAGGTTGCCACGCTCAAGATCGGCAGCGGCATGACGCCGGGGATGGACCTGGGGCCGCTGGCCTCGGCCCGGCAATTGGAGACGGTGCTGCGCTACCTCGACATCGGCAAGGCTGAGGCGACGCTGCTGTGCGGCGGTGCGCGGCTGACCGGCGGTGCTTACGACAAAGGCTACTACGTCGCACCGACCGTGTTTACCGACGTGACGCCGCAGATGCGGATCGCGCGCGAGGAAATCTTCGGCCCGGTGATCGCCATCCTCGGTTTCACCGATTACGGCGACGCCATCGCCAAGGCCAACGATACCGAATACGGGCTGGCCGCGGCCATCGTCACCAGCAACCCGCGCTACATCCACCACTTCGCCAACGATATCGAGGCCGGCACGGTCAAGATCAACCGCACCACCACCGGCAACCTGGTCAATGCGCCGTTCGGCGGACTGAAGCGGTCCAGCACGTCGACCTTCCGCGAGTCGGGCCGCACCGGGCTGGAGTTCTATACGCAGGTCAAGACAGTCTACCGGGGTGCCTGA
- a CDS encoding Bug family tripartite tricarboxylate transporter substrate binding protein, whose protein sequence is MTRPSAFLFPVLAGAALLAAVPVQAQDAYPSRPVRIIVNFPAGGPLDTVARLVAERATRDLKQPVVVENRAGAGGNVGAEAAARATPDGYTLLMSTDTLVTVNPFAYRKMAFDPVRDLQPVGLAGTFNQVLVTHPGTKTGDLKQFLALAKAGDLSYASAGIASPGHIAFEMLKARTQIQATHVPYKGNAPALSDVLAGQVPAGFLATPTAVQYIRSGKLLALAVSGQKRDPLLPDVPTVAESGVPGFDAEFAFVMLVPAGTPAPIRARWEQQLKSIFADADFQKKLAGQGVRPQATDGAQAAQWLSAGSKRWGEVIRRLGVALD, encoded by the coding sequence ATGACCCGCCCCTCGGCTTTCCTCTTTCCGGTCCTGGCCGGCGCCGCCTTGCTGGCCGCCGTGCCCGTGCAGGCGCAGGACGCGTACCCGTCGCGCCCGGTGCGCATCATCGTCAATTTCCCCGCCGGCGGTCCGCTGGATACCGTGGCCCGGCTGGTGGCGGAGCGCGCCACGCGCGACCTGAAACAACCCGTCGTAGTGGAGAACCGCGCCGGCGCCGGTGGCAACGTCGGCGCGGAAGCCGCCGCGCGCGCCACGCCCGACGGCTATACGCTGCTGATGTCGACCGATACGCTGGTGACCGTCAACCCGTTCGCCTATCGCAAGATGGCGTTCGACCCGGTGCGCGACCTGCAGCCGGTCGGTCTGGCCGGTACCTTCAACCAGGTGCTGGTGACGCATCCCGGCACCAAGACCGGCGACCTGAAGCAGTTCCTGGCGCTGGCCAAAGCCGGGGACCTGTCCTATGCGTCAGCGGGCATCGCGTCGCCGGGCCATATCGCCTTCGAGATGCTCAAGGCGCGTACGCAGATCCAGGCTACCCACGTGCCATACAAGGGAAATGCCCCTGCGCTCAGCGACGTCCTCGCCGGCCAGGTGCCGGCCGGCTTCCTGGCCACGCCAACCGCGGTGCAGTACATCCGCAGCGGCAAGCTGCTGGCGCTGGCGGTATCCGGCCAGAAGCGCGATCCGCTGCTGCCGGACGTGCCCACGGTGGCAGAAAGCGGGGTGCCGGGCTTCGATGCGGAGTTTGCCTTCGTGATGCTGGTTCCGGCGGGCACGCCAGCGCCCATCCGCGCGCGCTGGGAGCAGCAGCTCAAGTCGATCTTCGCGGATGCCGACTTCCAGAAGAAGCTGGCGGGCCAGGGCGTGCGGCCGCAGGCCACCGATGGCGCCCAGGCGGCACAGTGGCTCAGCGCGGGCAGCAAGCGCTGGGGGGAGGTGATCCGCAGGCTTGGTGTCGCGCTGGATTGA
- a CDS encoding MFS transporter, whose protein sequence is MFDWFRDLSRMERKGFYGAFLGHAVDVFDFMIYSFLISTLLGQWGMSKSTAGAIVTWTLVSSLVGAIGAGILADRYGRVRVLRWTIIVFAGACFLCGLAQSPEQLMVFRMIQGLGFGGESSLCMVLVTEMIRNPAHRGKYSGFTASSYSFGWGAAAIVYAITFSVLPAETAWRVCFFLGILPALVVIYLRRNLEEPEIFLKSRAAGNNGSALAGLGRLFRGPLLAKTLLCSLLSGGMLGAYYAIATWLPTFLKTERGLSVFGTSSYLAVTIIGSLAGYVAGAYATDRWGRRLTYIVFAAGAFVAALVYMVIPVSNTSMLFLGFPLGVLMQGVFAGIGATIAESYPNDIRATGYGVSYNAGRVIGSLFPLSVGWLSSGHTSLPIAIAIVAGVGYAMVVVAAALLPETTGMDLELAGGSGGKEDAEPLARPAGTAA, encoded by the coding sequence ATGTTCGATTGGTTCCGTGATTTGTCGCGCATGGAGCGCAAGGGATTCTATGGCGCGTTCCTGGGGCATGCCGTCGACGTGTTCGACTTCATGATCTATTCCTTCCTCATCTCCACGCTGCTGGGGCAGTGGGGCATGAGCAAATCGACCGCGGGCGCGATCGTCACGTGGACGCTGGTGTCGTCGCTGGTCGGCGCGATCGGCGCCGGTATCCTGGCCGACCGCTACGGGCGCGTGCGTGTGCTGCGCTGGACCATCATCGTGTTCGCGGGCGCCTGCTTCCTGTGCGGGCTGGCGCAATCGCCGGAGCAACTGATGGTGTTCCGCATGATCCAGGGGCTGGGGTTCGGCGGCGAGTCGTCGCTGTGCATGGTGCTGGTGACCGAGATGATCCGCAACCCGGCGCACCGCGGCAAATATTCCGGCTTTACCGCGAGCAGCTATTCCTTCGGCTGGGGCGCCGCGGCGATCGTGTATGCGATCACGTTCAGCGTGCTGCCCGCGGAGACCGCATGGCGCGTCTGCTTCTTCCTCGGCATCCTGCCGGCATTGGTGGTGATCTACCTGCGCCGCAACCTGGAAGAGCCCGAGATCTTCCTGAAGAGCCGCGCCGCCGGCAACAACGGCTCGGCGCTGGCCGGACTCGGGCGGCTGTTCCGCGGGCCGCTGCTGGCCAAGACGCTGCTGTGCAGCCTGCTGTCCGGCGGCATGCTGGGGGCTTACTACGCAATCGCCACGTGGCTTCCGACCTTCCTCAAGACTGAGCGCGGCCTGTCGGTGTTCGGCACCAGTTCCTACCTGGCGGTCACCATCATCGGCTCACTGGCGGGCTATGTAGCGGGGGCCTATGCCACTGACCGCTGGGGCCGCCGGCTGACCTACATCGTGTTCGCGGCGGGCGCCTTCGTGGCCGCGCTGGTGTATATGGTGATTCCGGTATCGAACACTTCGATGCTGTTCCTGGGCTTTCCGCTGGGTGTGCTGATGCAGGGGGTGTTCGCCGGCATCGGGGCTACCATTGCCGAGTCCTATCCCAACGATATCCGCGCCACGGGGTATGGCGTCTCGTACAACGCCGGCCGCGTGATCGGTTCGCTGTTCCCGCTGTCGGTGGGGTGGCTCAGTTCGGGGCATACCTCGCTGCCGATCGCGATCGCCATTGTCGCGGGGGTCGGCTATGCAATGGTGGTGGTCGCCGCAGCGCTGCTGCCGGAAACCACCGGCATGGATCTGGAGCTGGCTGGCGGCAGTGGCGGCAAGGAGGATGCCGAGCCGCTGGCGCGGCCCGCGGGGACGGCGGCCTGA
- a CDS encoding TenA family transcriptional regulator: MAELMNREDFRAALEQAIKGKSANQAPFSVAWASGKLTRAHLARWAENHYHYVGPFADYLGYIYARTPDRYTEAKDFLLANMYEEEIGGDRHTDLLIRFAEACGTTRERVTDPDNMSPTTRGLQSWCYAVAMREDPIVAVAGLVVGLESQVPSIYRKQTPTLRDKYQFTDEEVEFFDLHIVSDEIHGERGYQIVLEHANTPELQQRCLKICEIGAQMRLLYTTALYHDYVEKELPLPELDMAA, translated from the coding sequence ATGGCCGAACTGATGAACCGCGAAGATTTCCGTGCCGCCCTCGAACAAGCGATCAAGGGCAAGAGCGCCAACCAGGCGCCGTTCAGCGTGGCCTGGGCCAGCGGCAAGCTGACCCGCGCCCATCTCGCGCGCTGGGCCGAAAACCACTACCACTACGTCGGACCGTTCGCGGATTACCTGGGCTACATCTATGCGCGCACGCCGGACCGCTACACCGAGGCCAAGGACTTCCTGCTGGCCAACATGTACGAGGAAGAGATCGGCGGCGACCGCCACACCGATCTGCTGATCCGTTTTGCCGAAGCCTGCGGCACCACGCGCGAGCGCGTGACCGACCCGGACAACATGTCGCCCACCACGCGCGGCCTGCAGAGCTGGTGCTACGCGGTGGCGATGCGCGAGGACCCGATCGTGGCCGTGGCCGGCCTGGTGGTGGGGCTGGAATCGCAGGTGCCGTCGATCTACCGCAAGCAGACGCCGACGCTGCGCGACAAGTACCAGTTCACCGACGAAGAGGTCGAGTTCTTCGACCTGCATATCGTCTCGGACGAGATCCACGGCGAGCGCGGCTACCAGATCGTGCTGGAGCACGCCAACACGCCGGAACTGCAGCAGCGCTGCCTGAAGATCTGCGAGATCGGCGCGCAGATGCGGCTGCTGTACACGACCGCGCTCTATCACGACTATGTCGAGAAGGAGCTGCCGCTGCCGGAACTGGACATGGCTGCCTGA
- a CDS encoding amidase: MNLPDWTTGGFPPLWEVAQRLAGGKVSSEELVDACEAAQGQWHGIINAMVLSDFGAARAAARDSDRRRRAGQARGVLDGVPFSVKESFDVAGWPTTCGNPALRGHAAQRDAVVVQRLRDAGAILLGKTNVPLGLRDWQSYNAIYGTTRNPHDPTRTPGGSSGGSAAAVCAGVSFFDVGSDIGSSLRNPAHYCGIFSLKPSHGLVPLAGHGAGAARFGEQDINVAGPLARSARDLELVLRTIAGPAGDDALPYRLQWPECPHRRLADFRIAVLPTHAQAQADGEVAAQIERLGHWLAGQGAHVGWHARPDFDAAELWHAYVTLLRATTSVHMDDAAFADALARSATATAGDHDYATLQYTGATLSHRDWLRLQVARERFAAAWRRFFTRYDVLLCPAATTTAFALDEAGEPWQRTLTVNGRAQPMTTQLFWAGHSGLCGLPSAVAPIGRGAGGLPVGVQIVAGRYQDLTALRFASLLEEAGYEYRPPRPPQPAVLPAAHHN; the protein is encoded by the coding sequence GTGAACCTGCCCGACTGGACGACTGGCGGCTTTCCGCCGCTATGGGAGGTGGCACAGCGGCTTGCCGGCGGCAAGGTGTCGTCGGAGGAACTGGTCGACGCCTGCGAGGCGGCGCAAGGGCAATGGCACGGCATCATCAATGCAATGGTGCTGTCGGATTTCGGCGCGGCCCGCGCAGCCGCGCGGGACAGCGACCGGCGCCGCCGTGCCGGCCAGGCGCGCGGCGTGCTCGACGGCGTGCCGTTCTCGGTCAAGGAGTCGTTCGACGTCGCCGGCTGGCCGACCACCTGCGGCAATCCGGCCCTGCGCGGGCACGCGGCCCAGCGCGACGCGGTGGTGGTGCAGCGGTTGCGCGACGCCGGCGCGATATTGCTTGGCAAGACCAATGTCCCGCTCGGCCTGCGCGACTGGCAGAGCTACAACGCAATCTACGGCACCACCCGCAACCCCCACGATCCGACGCGCACGCCGGGCGGCTCGTCCGGCGGCAGCGCGGCGGCAGTCTGCGCCGGCGTGTCGTTCTTCGACGTGGGTTCCGACATCGGTTCCTCGCTGCGCAATCCGGCGCACTACTGCGGCATTTTCTCGCTCAAGCCGAGCCATGGGTTGGTGCCGCTGGCCGGACACGGTGCCGGTGCCGCGCGCTTCGGCGAGCAGGACATCAATGTCGCCGGCCCGCTGGCGCGCAGCGCGCGCGACCTGGAGCTGGTATTGCGCACCATCGCGGGCCCGGCCGGCGACGATGCGCTGCCATACCGCTTGCAGTGGCCGGAATGCCCGCACCGCCGGCTCGCCGACTTCCGCATCGCCGTGCTGCCGACTCATGCCCAGGCGCAAGCGGACGGCGAGGTCGCGGCGCAGATTGAGCGGCTGGGTCACTGGCTGGCGGGGCAGGGAGCCCATGTTGGCTGGCACGCGCGACCGGACTTCGACGCCGCCGAGCTATGGCATGCCTACGTGACGCTGTTGCGTGCCACCACCTCCGTGCACATGGATGACGCCGCCTTCGCCGATGCACTGGCCCGCAGCGCCACTGCCACCGCCGGCGACCACGACTACGCGACCCTGCAGTACACCGGTGCGACGCTGAGCCACCGCGACTGGCTGCGCCTGCAGGTGGCGCGTGAACGCTTTGCCGCCGCATGGCGCCGCTTCTTCACCCGCTACGACGTGCTGCTGTGCCCGGCCGCCACCACCACCGCATTTGCGCTCGACGAAGCGGGCGAGCCCTGGCAGCGCACGCTCACGGTCAACGGCCGCGCTCAGCCGATGACCACCCAGTTGTTCTGGGCCGGCCACTCCGGGCTGTGCGGCCTGCCCTCTGCCGTGGCGCCGATCGGCCGCGGCGCCGGCGGGCTGCCGGTCGGCGTACAGATCGTCGCCGGCCGCTACCAGGATCTCACCGCCTTGCGTTTTGCCAGCCTGCTGGAGGAAGCCGGCTATGAATACCGGCCGCCGCGGCCGCCGCAGCCGGCTGTCTTGCCGGCTGCGCACCACAACTGA
- a CDS encoding GntR family transcriptional regulator, which translates to MSLTPSPAAPAEPLSLGASHSPLFALVTDKLREGILNGKYAPGERLVENKLSAELGVSRIPVREALRALASEGLVLIEPRRGATVASLSPVIAREMVEVRATLEGLNAKLAAQRRDPALVAELESVLRQGMDAAAQGRADELLALNTRFHEVLGTIAANSVLQEMMRSLRERTAVLFGPANVVRARQNWDEHAQILQAVIAGDADLAALLAARHVYSAAKAADLPVEGQGSAAQAA; encoded by the coding sequence ATGTCCCTTACTCCGTCTCCTGCCGCGCCCGCCGAGCCGCTGAGCCTCGGTGCCAGCCACTCGCCGCTGTTCGCCCTTGTCACCGACAAGCTGCGCGAAGGCATCCTGAACGGCAAATATGCGCCGGGCGAACGGCTGGTGGAGAACAAACTCTCGGCTGAACTGGGCGTATCGCGCATCCCGGTGCGCGAGGCGCTGCGCGCGCTCGCCAGCGAAGGACTGGTGCTGATCGAGCCGCGCCGCGGCGCGACCGTGGCCAGCCTGTCGCCGGTGATCGCGCGCGAGATGGTCGAAGTGCGCGCTACGCTTGAGGGCCTCAACGCCAAGCTCGCCGCGCAACGGCGCGACCCGGCGCTGGTGGCGGAGCTGGAAAGCGTCTTGCGGCAAGGCATGGATGCAGCGGCGCAGGGCCGCGCGGATGAGTTGCTGGCGCTCAATACGCGCTTTCACGAAGTACTCGGCACCATCGCGGCCAACAGCGTGCTGCAGGAAATGATGCGTTCGCTGCGCGAGCGCACCGCGGTGCTGTTCGGCCCGGCCAACGTGGTGCGCGCGCGCCAGAACTGGGACGAGCACGCGCAGATCCTGCAGGCGGTGATTGCCGGCGACGCCGATCTCGCGGCACTGCTGGCCGCGCGCCATGTCTACAGCGCCGCCAAGGCGGCTGACCTGCCGGTGGAAGGGCAGGGCAGCGCGGCGCAGGCGGCCTGA
- a CDS encoding GlcG/HbpS family heme-binding protein — protein sequence MKQAIKLELREARHMVAAAIRRSEEIGVLESICVVDEGGYPLALERMDGARITGPQIAWNKAFTAAGHKRSTHLFTTPPNGPALPGNEAFGIQWSFEGKFAAFVGGFPIVVNDEVIGGIGLSGGNGEQDTQAGLAALQALAELLAPQDLKVLVQADIKK from the coding sequence ATGAAGCAAGCCATCAAGCTGGAACTGCGCGAAGCGCGCCACATGGTTGCCGCCGCGATCCGGCGCTCGGAAGAGATCGGCGTGCTGGAGTCGATCTGCGTGGTCGACGAGGGCGGCTACCCGCTCGCGCTCGAGCGCATGGACGGTGCGCGCATCACCGGGCCGCAGATCGCCTGGAACAAGGCCTTCACCGCCGCGGGCCACAAGCGCTCCACGCACCTGTTCACCACGCCGCCGAACGGGCCGGCGCTGCCGGGCAACGAGGCCTTCGGCATCCAGTGGAGCTTCGAGGGCAAGTTCGCCGCCTTCGTCGGCGGCTTCCCGATCGTGGTCAACGACGAAGTGATCGGCGGCATCGGCTTGTCCGGCGGCAACGGCGAACAGGACACGCAGGCCGGCCTGGCCGCGTTGCAGGCGCTGGCGGAACTGCTGGCGCCGCAGGACCTGAAGGTGCTGGTGCAGGCCGACATCAAGAAGTAA
- a CDS encoding sulfatase-like hydrolase/transferase: MLRSSRPNFLLFITDQHRADHLGLYGNRVVQTPNIDRLGQHGWVAQRCYVASPICMPNRASLMTGRMPSVHGARHNGIPLPLSQVTFVERLRDAGYRTGLVGKSHLQNMTGLAPVWPRAQDPRTEGEARRPEAGRFDQEWGPAWRDDAGFDMSLPFYGFGDVQLVTDHGDTAGGHYRRWLEQHHPEVAALCGQAHAIPTPDYALSAARQAWRTRVPETLSTTAWIGDRTIDLLEQYARADAPFMIQCSFPDPHHPFTPPGGYWDMYRPEDMTLPASFHDDPALAPPHLRWLHAQRDAGRAVKHTPAMFACSEREAREALALNYGSIAHIDDTIGRVMARLAALGLDRDTVVLFTSDHGDFFGDHQLLWKGPLHYQGLIRTPLVWSEPEARARGTAPGTHSRALCSTIDIAPTILARAGCLPYNGMQGLPLLPAMAGQPLPREALLIEEENQRTLFDFPMRTRMRTLQTARYRLSVYEGADWGELYDLENDPTESHNLWQVPALAGVREQLLQQLVVAMIAHSDASPNPTALA, translated from the coding sequence CGACCAGCACCGTGCCGACCACCTCGGCCTCTACGGCAACCGCGTGGTGCAAACCCCCAATATCGACCGGCTGGGGCAGCACGGCTGGGTGGCGCAGCGCTGCTATGTGGCGTCGCCGATCTGCATGCCCAACCGCGCCTCGCTGATGACGGGACGCATGCCGTCGGTGCACGGCGCGCGCCACAACGGCATTCCGCTGCCGCTGTCGCAGGTGACCTTTGTCGAGCGGCTGCGCGACGCGGGCTACCGCACCGGGCTGGTCGGCAAGTCGCACCTGCAGAACATGACGGGGCTGGCGCCGGTGTGGCCGCGTGCGCAAGACCCGCGCACCGAAGGCGAGGCACGCCGGCCCGAGGCCGGCCGCTTCGACCAGGAATGGGGTCCGGCCTGGCGCGACGATGCCGGCTTCGACATGTCGCTGCCGTTCTACGGCTTTGGCGACGTGCAGCTGGTGACCGACCACGGCGACACCGCCGGCGGCCACTACCGCCGCTGGCTGGAACAGCACCATCCCGAAGTGGCAGCCCTCTGCGGGCAGGCGCATGCGATCCCGACACCGGACTACGCGCTGTCCGCCGCGCGCCAGGCGTGGCGCACGCGCGTGCCCGAGACCCTGTCGACCACGGCGTGGATCGGCGACCGCACCATCGACCTGCTGGAGCAATATGCGCGGGCCGACGCGCCGTTCATGATCCAGTGCTCGTTCCCCGATCCGCACCACCCCTTCACCCCGCCCGGCGGCTACTGGGACATGTACCGCCCGGAGGACATGACCCTGCCGGCCTCGTTCCACGACGACCCGGCGCTGGCGCCGCCGCACCTGCGCTGGCTGCATGCGCAACGCGACGCCGGCCGCGCGGTCAAGCACACACCGGCCATGTTCGCCTGCAGCGAGCGCGAGGCGCGCGAGGCGCTGGCGCTCAACTACGGCTCGATCGCGCATATCGACGACACCATCGGCCGGGTGATGGCGCGGCTGGCCGCGCTGGGGCTGGACCGCGATACCGTGGTGCTGTTCACCAGCGACCATGGCGACTTCTTCGGCGACCACCAGCTGCTGTGGAAGGGGCCGCTGCACTACCAGGGCCTGATCCGCACGCCGCTGGTGTGGTCCGAGCCCGAGGCGCGTGCGCGCGGCACGGCGCCGGGCACGCACAGCCGGGCGCTGTGCTCCACCATCGATATCGCCCCGACCATCCTCGCGCGCGCCGGCTGCCTGCCCTACAACGGCATGCAGGGCCTGCCGCTGCTGCCGGCGATGGCCGGCCAGCCGCTGCCGCGCGAAGCGCTGCTGATCGAGGAAGAGAACCAGCGCACGCTGTTCGATTTCCCGATGCGCACGCGCATGCGCACGCTGCAGACCGCGCGCTACCGGCTCAGCGTCTACGAGGGCGCCGACTGGGGCGAACTGTACGACCTGGAAAACGACCCCACCGAATCGCACAACCTGTGGCAGGTGCCGGCGCTGGCCGGCGTGCGCGAGCAACTGCTGCAGCAACTGGTCGTTGCGATGATCGCGCACAGCGACGCCAGCCCCAATCCGACGGCGCTGGCCTGA
- a CDS encoding 2Fe-2S iron-sulfur cluster-binding protein, which translates to MSYRIQIAETQQVFFVERGETLLQAAQRASIVLPHDCQLGGCGTCRIRLLQGQVCYDEEPFGLAPDEAAAGYALACQAQPLGDLVISPARADDACAEPARYRALVQAVRPLSADVLHIELEVPDAGALDYRPGQYLKLLSADGRARSFSMASVPRDGRVDLHVRRIPGGAFTDGILPRMKAGDAIDVELPLGTFFYRAKDYRPLLMVATGTGLAPIKAILESLMDDPDCPPVSLYWGMRHVQDLYLHGEIPAWGERLYEFRYAPVLSRAGADWQGRRGYVHDAALADLGDLSEYAIYLCGSPDMIRDARAAFIAHGASPDHLYADSFTFQHLC; encoded by the coding sequence ATGTCGTACCGCATCCAGATCGCCGAAACGCAGCAGGTCTTTTTCGTTGAACGCGGCGAGACACTGCTGCAGGCCGCGCAGCGCGCCAGCATCGTCTTGCCCCATGATTGCCAGCTGGGTGGTTGCGGCACCTGCCGCATCCGGCTGCTCCAGGGGCAGGTCTGCTACGACGAGGAACCGTTCGGCCTGGCGCCGGATGAGGCTGCGGCCGGCTATGCGCTGGCCTGCCAGGCGCAGCCGCTGGGCGACCTCGTTATCAGCCCGGCGCGCGCCGATGACGCGTGCGCCGAGCCAGCGCGTTATCGGGCGCTTGTACAGGCTGTACGCCCGTTGTCGGCTGATGTCTTGCACATCGAGCTGGAAGTGCCGGACGCCGGCGCCCTTGACTATCGCCCCGGCCAGTACCTGAAGCTGCTGAGCGCAGACGGGCGCGCGCGTAGCTTCTCGATGGCCTCGGTGCCGCGCGACGGACGGGTCGACCTGCACGTGCGGCGGATTCCGGGCGGGGCCTTCACCGATGGCATCTTGCCGCGGATGAAGGCGGGCGATGCCATCGACGTCGAACTGCCGCTCGGTACCTTTTTCTACCGCGCAAAGGACTACCGGCCGCTACTGATGGTGGCCACCGGTACCGGACTGGCGCCCATCAAGGCGATCCTGGAATCGCTGATGGACGATCCCGACTGCCCGCCGGTGTCGTTGTACTGGGGCATGCGCCACGTACAGGACCTGTACCTGCACGGCGAGATCCCCGCCTGGGGCGAGCGGCTCTATGAGTTCCGCTATGCGCCGGTACTGTCGCGTGCCGGCGCGGACTGGCAGGGCCGCCGCGGCTATGTGCACGACGCGGCGCTGGCCGACCTTGGCGACCTGAGCGAATACGCCATCTACCTGTGCGGCTCGCCCGACATGATCCGTGATGCGCGCGCCGCCTTTATCGCGCACGGGGCCAGTCCGGACCACCTCTATGCCGACAGCTTCACATTCCAGCACCTTTGTTAG